The following nucleotide sequence is from Longimicrobiales bacterium.
CACCGCGCGCAGCGCGTCGGCGAGCGTGCGGCTGCCGTTGCTTCTGAGTGCACTGCCGCGGAGAACCGTGATGCTGCCCGGCGCATCCGCGATGCGTTCCTGGAGCCGGGTCGCCGTCACCACGAGCTCGCTCAGCTGCACGGTATCGGGCTGCTGCGGGACGGTCTGCGACGCAGCCGCCGACGGTATCAGTGCGAGCGCCACAGCGCTCATGAGCAGGCACGTCTTCACTTCACCCTCCAGGTAGTGATGTCGGACGTCACGGCAGTTCGGGCCGCGCCGTCTCCTGTCCATGTAATGCGGCCCTGGCAACAGCGCGCTGCGGTACCACCTGCGGCGCGTTGTCCTCGTGACGGATGGCAACCGGCCAGTGGTAGACACGCTCGACGATGTCGCGTGTCAGCACGTCCGCAGGAACGCCGGCAGCGGCGACCCGTCCCTGATCCAGAAGCACGAGCCGGTCGGCGTAGCGTGCGGCAATGTTGAGGTTGTGAGTCACGATGACGACGGTGACGCCATCCGTGCGCAGCTCAGCGAGCAGGTCGAACAGCGACATCTCGTGCGCGATGTCCAGCGATGCGGTCGGCTCGTCCAGCAGCAGCGTGCGCGGCTCCTGTGCGAGGGCGCGCGCCACTCGTGCGCGCTGGCGCTCACCGCCGGACAACTCCTGCACCGGTCGCGCGGCCAGGCTGGTGAGGCCGCAGCGATCGAGCGCGCGCGCAACCGCCGCCCGGTCCACCGCGCCTTCAGTGCGCCAGGCGCCGAGGTGCGGGTAGCGGCCCATCGAGACCAGCTCGCGCACCGTGAGCGGAAAGGCCATTTCCTCCGACTGGGTGACCACACCGACAGCACGTGCAATGTCCCTGCGCGGCCAGTCGGCGAGCGGCCTGCCCATCAGCTCGATGGCCCCGGCATCGGGTCGCAGG
It contains:
- a CDS encoding heme ABC transporter ATP-binding protein, with amino-acid sequence MNARDLGSTAHASGAANAIIVVRAQGLTFRYPRGEVDAVAGVDLDVAQGELVALLGPNGSGKSTLLRLLLGSLRPDAGAIELMGRPLADWPRRDIARAVGVVTQSEEMAFPLTVRELVSMGRYPHLGAWRTEGAVDRAAVARALDRCGLTSLAARPVQELSGGERQRARVARALAQEPRTLLLDEPTASLDIAHEMSLFDLLAELRTDGVTVVIVTHNLNIAARYADRLVLLDQGRVAAAGVPADVLTRDIVERVYHWPVAIRHEDNAPQVVPQRAVARAALHGQETARPELP